ATCTCTCCAACTTTACATTGAGGCTTCTCACTGGTCTCGACACACACTAGCTCATCAACCTTTCAAATCAGCTCAACTCGTATTTTCTCCTCTTGCAACAAATGCTCCTCAAGTTCAATCTTCTCCCGAGACAACTTGCCAATCAACTTCTCCTTATCCGAGCATTGCACATAGAACATTTCCATCTGTTTCTCAACTGAAACGTTTTCATTCATTAACCTCTCGAGCTCAGATTCCTTGACCATCTTATCTTTCCCTATTGCATCAATTTGTACCACCATTGCCTTCTTTTTCTCAATAGACTCATAAAGATTCTTCTATGATTTCGCCATCTTGTCGTTATTGATAGTTACATGCCTATTATGCAACCAGTAACTCACGCCACCATCATCACATACAGCACATGTCTGAGCGAGCTTGTTTTCATGGTGTGGGAATTTCAAATCTGCACCACCACCATAAACTACGAAACTCGGAGACAGATAATGAGCACTCACAGCACTACTCTCGATGTGCCATCTTGGTTTTACTCGTTGACCCCACGAGCTTTCCCAATTAGGTTTTGCAGCTTTCCATAATGTAAAAACAGCAGGTTTACGCTTTCTAGGATCAACCTCAACTTGCTCGCCACCCCATTTATGTTCCAGCAGTTGACACGAAAATTTACCATAGTCTGTAAATTTCTCGACATATAAGAACACATCTTCTCCTTTCATAGCATACCCCAAGCCTTTCTCGATAATGTTGTCAATATTGATTATAATATCATCAATATGGTTGCGGAGATAATACTCGTCTGTGGGAGGTAGGCACTGAAGAGCTTCCATATCCACCCAATACTCCTTGCAAAAACGTTTACTCAAATCTAACGGCTTCTCTCCATTCTCATTAGCACGTTTGATTATCTTGTCATCAACATCTGTGAAAATCCTGACGTAATAAACTTCGTAACCCAATTGCTTCAAGTATCTGTATAGGACGTCGAAGAAAATGGCAGCGCGGTTATGGCCGATGTGTCTCAAATCATAGGCTGTGATTCCACAGACATACATTCTGACTTTGCCAGGATTGATCATGAGCTCAAGATTGATTGGTTTCAAAACTTCCTTCTGCTGCATCATCGTGTTGTAGAGCTTCAATTATATCTTTTGTTTTGAACCATTCGACTCCATCTTCTCGTCCTCCATATCTCTCACAGCTTTCTCTTCCTTTGTAAAACTCTCCATAGTATCATTCATTTTGACTAAGAGATTCTCTAACTCCTCGATTTCCCCTCTCTGGCAACTCTTTACAATCTCTATCTTATTCTCAACACCCAAAAGCACTTcgatttctctcttcctctttctcttcttctttctgaaTATGAGCATCCACTTTCTGTCTAACCTTTGCCGAGTGTGTACCCAGTGACAGTTCCCTTTACTCCACTCCAACCAACTCTTTCTTTGTCTCTTGGTTGTGTTCTCCATTTGTATCCCCAACATGTCTGAGTTATCACTCTCTTTATGGCTCAAAATCTCTACCAACTGATCTTCAATATCACTAAAGAGCTTTtttaatctcttcttcttctttgttactttctttcttttcttgagAATTTTCTCGAACACTTGGCAGGCACCACTATCCATCTCTGTCTTTAACCTGTTATCCTCATCGAACAAAAGGGTTTCAGTCTCTGGATCCTCCTTCTCCTGCACCATCACTGGATAGGCTAGAATCAACATATCACTCTTCACATATTGAATCAGCTGATTTGAGTACATAATTAGATCATCCCCTCCGTCATCGCTCTCGACCTGTTTTACATCATCTGATTCCAATGTCTTCTCCTCTTTTCCTTTCCATCTTTGTTCAAAACGATTACTCATCTCTTTCAAAATATCCAACAATCTGGACTGTTCCAGTTGCTCCTTCTCTTGCTTTGCGGATGTATTGAACCGATTGAGTAATCTGACTTTCAAATCATCCCAGCTACTAAACCCATATCGTGAAATTTCATCTCCATACCACGACAGAGCATGACCTTCAATGAACCCATACATAAACTTTCTTGTTTTGAAAATGGTGAAGTTGTGAGCTGCAACTAACGCGTCAATCCACTCAACCCACCTCTCCAGATCTTCACCGTAGAACATCAAAACATCAATCGTTCTCAGGCTCGTcacaagctctgataccaaatatagttTCAATATTATTGTATAAACTCACAAGATCATTAAGAATAACTCAATTCTTATTAGCTTAAGAAAACTCTCTCAAAAACTTAAGCTTTCACAAAGATCTCTCTCACAATTCATAAGTAATGCCACACATTGGCATCTCCTTATATAGAGATATCAATTTCCTAATCTCATTAGTTTAACTTatttagataactcctaaacaaGTATATTTCCTATTTCTTTCACATTCCAAATACTTTTAGGATAACTTGTTCCACAAGCTTTCTTCAAGCTTACTTTCaacattggagaattagacaaagagtgtctaatatataaaaagatgtccaactctaatagtacgaggccttttgggaaaaaaaccaaaagtaaatctatGCGGGCTTGCCAattaggcccaaagtggacaatatcggactaatcggataatatagagttggacatgagctttaacaatcccaacaattggtatcagagcggttgaCGAGAAATCTGCAAAAGACCAATATACCCTTCGAGAGATGAATGGTATCCTATGAGTTAGGAATGAGAGGTGTGTGGCAGAGATCAAGTCAAAAGATTCTGGAAGTCAGTTGTTGAACACGAgatgaatgtgatccttagtttgagggagagaatgtgagataacaaactaagtcccacattggagaattagacaaagagtgtctaatatataaagagatgtacAACTTTAATAGTACGAGCCCTTTTGGGAagtaaaccaaaagtaaatccatacGGGCTTGGCAATTAGACTTAAAGTGGACAATATCATACTAATCGGATAATAAAGCGTTGGACATGGGTTATACAATCCCAACATTCTCCGGTAAACTATCTAATTACTGATAAGaaacttaattttcttattaagtatgagatttttttttttttgaacaacaagtATGAGATATCTATATTTAGCATTTCCGTCAATTTTTGGCTTTGGGTTTCTGTCCGGTCAtcttaaatttgattaaagCTGGAACATGCAATACAAGCTTGGATGCATCCTAGTTTTCTACTGACATAATAAGACAAAATCACAATAATTTGGAATAATGCAAGcatatgtataaaaatacaACGTataatgtaataatatatatataaacatctaAAGAGAAAAAGCTGAacaattcttttaaaatatctaacgCCCAAATGCCTTCTAAcagatattaattattattttcgttTTATTCTTCTCAATACTCATAAACACTCGATGGCATATTTCATTATTTGTGactttttatacattttttttcatatagcTAATAGGTCTACTCCTCTTCTTGTCGCCTATGtctctatttttgttttctgtATGATATGTGTTTTCGCCCACAGGACCCcaaattatcaaataaaatatcttaGTAGTAGTACACTATCTTTGTATGCGGTAATTACTATTTACAGACTTTGATAATCTTTTTCACTATTGCTTTTTTCTAAATGTGACTGTATTCCTAAGGCATGGCGGCACAAACAGCgaaaatcatattaaattaaaagaaatcaaatattttccaaggttgtcattttttttttggaaaaaagcTGAACTTATTAGGCTgcagaaacatttaaaaaattgttatatcGCATGTATAtaaatagagaaacatttaaaaagttgtaacatGTAGTTTGTAATAATTACAAAAGAATATTGCTGAGTTGTCActtaattaaaatatcaattaatCTTACATGGCAACTTAAGAATCAATTAAAAAGTGTTGGTCAAAAATCCAATTACTAGGGAACATTATATTAATCCAAAATATAAGAAGCAagtattatttctttaaataaaagttacgaaattacttaatataattaacatatatatgacaattaatgattatgaataataaagttttgataacaatttttgcatttttcctcattttttaaattttatattattaaaagaaattaaacaatcacattaaccatataattaaaaagttagatttttttatgttatattttgattttttttaaatgactttaaattacaaaaaaaaagttaaaaatccctttgaaattttgtgatcaatggcttaatttggttttttttataacaagatacaaatgatcatacaatcatattaatatgaatttttatttaatagatattcatatcaaatatatatatatatacacacatatattaatatcgttaaattaaatatgtaccatttaaaaatacataaatatgttaatttttaaatttgcattgaaagaGTATTGAgacttgaatatttttattttgaaatttgcatcgAAAAATACCACACCAAAATTTTTaagattaatggtttaaattttttgttacatcaaatatacaaatgttattaaaaccatatgagtaagaagtctcaataataaatatttatattaaaatatactacatatttatgtaaatatctttgaaatataattatataccatataaaataaataaaataattattttaatttatttaccataaatatattgtaaataaacaagatatgttattttgatttatgtaatTACTATAATCTcctataaattaatttacaaacaATTGATTACTCTAAAaagtgtaagattttattaattaatattgttcaACAATCTTACAAGATATTGATACAACTAAGATTTATTTAGAAGTTATTGAAATCAACGTTTCTTTAAGTTCAACCCATTGTTTTTCTCAAATGGGCTAAGAACAGTTTTTAATGATTAACTAAATGGGTCACTTGCAttgtaaaatgtattttggtttaaaaattgttgaatacccaaaatcaatatgaaccatcatcaatttcgtttaaaattttgtcacaataaaaatatagggttGGACAAAAAATCTGAATCCAAAAAACCGGAACCAAGGACGATCAAAAAAAATAGTACTAAACTTTAACCAAAATTGGTTAGATATCCGAATGGGTTCAAAATTATAGTATCTAGATAACTGGAACTGAACCCGATCCAAACCGAAATATTTTAGGTATCCGAATATATCCGAacaagatttatatacttaaatatattaattatatttaaatttaaaatctaaaagaatatacaaaatatataagatgtttttgagttgtccaaaatacttgaaaatatatacaaatagttataAGTAGATGTTTAAAATAGCTAAACGATACTTATAACACCTAAAATACtgaaaatatctattgatttttatctaaatattac
The window above is part of the Brassica napus cultivar Da-Ae chromosome C3, Da-Ae, whole genome shotgun sequence genome. Proteins encoded here:
- the LOC106433740 gene encoding cysteine--tRNA ligase 2, cytoplasmic-like yields the protein LKLYNTMMQQKEVLKPINLELMINPGKVRMYVCGITAYDLRHIGHNRAAIFFDVLYRYLKQLGYEVYYVRIFTDVDDKIIKRANENGEKPLDLSKRFCKEYWVDMEALQCLPPTDEYYLRNHIDDIIINIDNIIEKGLGYAMKGEDVFLYVEKFTDYGKFSCQLLEHKWGGEQVEVDPRKRKPAVFTLWKAAKPNWESSWGQRVKPRWHIESSAVSAHYLSPSFVVYGGGADLKFPHHENKLAQTCAVCDDGGVSYWLHNRHVTINNDKMAKS